The genomic stretch GCCTGCTCATAGCCCTGACGTACCAACACCGGCAAACGCCCGGTGCCGGCGCCATCCTGCCACCACACAGTCAAGCCCAAGCCGGCCAGTTGATCCAGCCAGACGGCATTGACCCGCGGCGACAGCTTGCCTGTGCTGAAGGCGCTGATATGCAACGGTTTGTCCAACTGGCGGTTGAAGGCCTGTAGCTGGCTGTACAGCGCATCACGCCGTTCGGCCTCGCGTAGATGCTGGTCGTCCAGTTCCATGGGCAGGTACCAGCCATCCACTGGCAACTGCCAGGCCTGGCGCAGTTGCTGGTACTGGCTGAGCGAGCGCCCCAGCTGCGCTTTCCAGTAGCTGTTCAGGCCTTCGCCATCCAGCTCGTCGAGGCGCTGGTAGTAGGCCGGGTCCATGTACAGCCCCAGCACCAACTGCAGGCCTTCGGCACGCGCCGTGCGCAGGCTGTTGGCCAGCCAACCTTTGGCTCCGCCGAAATCGCTGTCGCCATAGGCACTCCATTGCACGATCAGGGTTTTGCCACCTTGGGCCGCGGTGGCTTGCCACAGGTGCTGCCACTGGGCGGGCGTGACGCTGGCATCGCGGTTCAGGGGTTGGTAGAACAGGCGCTGGTCAGCTGTGGCCGGTAGGCACAGGGCCAGCAGGCAGAAGGTGATGAGCGCACGCATCAGAAGGTCATCTCCGCACCGACCAGCACGCCGTTGGCGCGCTCGTAAAGGTTGCCGCCCAACGATTGCTGATACTCGGCACGCACTTTCAGCGAGCCGCGGTAGGCGTTGTAGCGGTCGTCGTCGAACCACCATTGCCAGCGCACGCCAACCCCGGCGCGGGCGTCCTGGCGCCAGTCGTTGCTGGGGTCCTGGCTGGAGAACTCGACAAAGCCGTAGGGCATGAGGGTTTGCGGCGAGCTGCCCGGCAGCTTCCAGGCGTGGCCCTGCTGGTAGCGCGACAGCCAGGCATGATCGCCGGCACGGGTCCACCAGGCAGCATCAAGGTAGAGGAACCGTTCGTTCCAGTCGTCCTCATCGATGCGCCAGTCGTTGCGCCAGCCTCCCTGGTCGAGGAACGAGGCGGTGGCGCGTAGCAGCAGGTCATTGCTCGATTCGGCGTGGTGGCGCAAATCGCCCCAGTTGCCGCCGACCTTGGCCGGGCTCAGCAACTGGCCAAGGCTGAGGCCGCGGTAGTGGGTTTCGTCGATCTGCCGCTGGTGGTAAAGCTCGGCATACAGGTTGAGGTTGGCCTGGCCGAGCGGTTTGTAGCGCAGGCCGACACCGGTACCCATGCTCTGGGCATAGTCGGTGCGGCTTTGGCCACCGAACAGTACCCGGCCATACACTGACAGGGTGCTGCCATTGCGGCTGGGCTCCTCGCCCAGAGCATGGTCCCACATGGCCAACTGCACGTTCTGCGATTGCGCCCGGCGCGAGCTGCTGCTGCGCTGGCCGTTGTCGAGAAATTTGTCGTTGGTCGAGGTGCCGGCCGGCGACCAGGTGCTGGCCAGGGTAATGGTGTCGCGACGCGACAGGCTCTCGTGGGCGCGGCGCTGGCGGTACTTGCGGGCCTCCAGGCTGCCGTATTCGTCATCACCGTCGACCAGGTTCTGCTCTACGTCGAGGATGCGGCGCAGTTCGCGGCGTGCCGCAGCGCTGTCTGCATGTTCGTCGTAGCGCAAGGCAAGTGTTTCGCCAAGGCGGTAGTCCTCGGGGAAGTCGCGAGTGGCGCGCTCAAGGTAGGGGATCGACTGCATGCGCTGAGCCTTGTCCGTCGAGCCAGCCAGGCGCATGCCGTAGTCGGCGCGATAGCGCGGCTGGTCGGGAGCCAGGCGCACGGCTTCGGCTAGCCAGGCGGTGCTCTGCGCACTTTTGCCGGCCAGTTGCGCGGTGCTGGATGCGGCGTAGTAGTGATCGGCGCGCGGGTTGTGCGCCAGGGCCTGGCGCTGGAAGCCCAGCGCGGTCTGCGGGTCACCTTGGCGCTGGGCGATGGCGGCGCCCAACGCCCAGTCGTCGGCGCTTTGGTGCGCGGCAGCATCCCAGTAGCGGCGCGCTGCATCCGCGTCGCCTGCATTCAGCGCGCCGCGTGCGGCGGTGAGGCGGGCATTATCGGTAAAGGCGCTGTCTGGCAGGCTGCGCCAGATGGGCCGGGCGGTTTCGGAGTCGCCGGCCGCTTCGAGTGCGTAGGCCAGCGGCAGACGATTGCCAGGACCGCCCAGGCGCTCGGCAGCCTGGTAGTAGACCACCGCCTCACCCGGCTGGTCGGGCATGGCGCAACGGCCCAGGGCGCGGTACTGGCCCGGTTCGCTCGGGCTGGCCGGCACTGCCTGGCGCACGGCATCGCACTGGCCGGCCTCGGCCAGCCGTCCGAGCAACTGGGCGCGGGTGTTGGCGTTTACCCGGGGTATCAGGCCGAGCATGCGGCGGCTGTCCAGTGGGCCGTCACTGCGGGCATACAGGTTGCCCAGACGCTGTAGCAGCGATGGGTCGAGGCGGCCCAGGTGGCGGTCGTAGGCCTGCTCCAGCAATTGCCGTGCGTGATCGCCGTAGCCCTGCTCGGTCAACAGGAAGGTGGCTTGCTCCAGTGCGGCGAGGTCGCCGGTCTGCCGATAGCGTTGTTCCCATTCTGCGGCGGTGCGCGGCTGCGGGGGTGGTGGTGGGGCGCCATACAGGCGCTGCCTGAGCACGGCATAAGCCCTTGGGTCGGTACTGGCGGAGCAGCCCTTGAACTGGTCCCGGGCCAGGTCCGGGTCTTGATGTGACAGCCAGTCGACCGTTTCAAGGCAGGGGCGCTGCAGATCGTTGCTCAGGCGCCGTACCAGCGGCGCATCGTCGCCTTCGCGGGCCAGTTGCCAGAGTTGTTGGCGCTGTTCGGGGTGCTGCAGCTGATCAGGCGGTAGCGACTGCAGCCAGCGTTGGGCCTGTTGATGGTGGCCGACGGCAATGGCGCGGTTGGCCATGGCCAGCCGCGCCTGGTTGGCCGCTGCGGCGGAGGGGGCGTGGGCCAGCAGCGCAGTCAGGCCCTTCTCGTCGACTTGCTGGATATAGGCATTGGCCAGGCGTTGCCAGTCTTCGGCAGGTAACTGGCCTGTGTCGGCCAGCGGCTGCAGTTGCTCGATGGTTTCTTTCCAGTTGCGCAACTGTTCGGCAAAGTTGGCCCGGGCCAGGCGCAGTACCTGGCCGTCCTCCCCGGGCGGCAGCTGGTTGAGCCATTCCAGTGCTTTGGCAGCGCCTCCAAACTTGGCCAGGCTCAGGCTGTAGGCCTGCCACAGGCGTATCCGGTGGCTGCCGTCGCTGGCGCCCAGCCATTGCTCCACCTGGCTGGCCGAAGGCGGGTCCTGCTCGATCCAGGTCAGGCGCAGCTCCAGCAGG from Pseudomonas putida encodes the following:
- a CDS encoding DUF4434 family protein, with translation MRALITFCLLALCLPATADQRLFYQPLNRDASVTPAQWQHLWQATAAQGGKTLIVQWSAYGDSDFGGAKGWLANSLRTARAEGLQLVLGLYMDPAYYQRLDELDGEGLNSYWKAQLGRSLSQYQQLRQAWQLPVDGWYLPMELDDQHLREAERRDALYSQLQAFNRQLDKPLHISAFSTGKLSPRVNAVWLDQLAGLGLTVWWQDGAGTGRLPVLVRQGYEQALPCRVGVVREAFRQVSAPDQAFRAEPAEPRLGSGCHTEAVFALRYRPWAQGVLPQQ
- a CDS encoding phage receptor produces the protein MKPRFSLTFTGLLLCSAALPVAASAPMTDFQRFTSFPFMDRSYREARKDNWAEVERLTRHVLGRVPNNDEARALLVEALAHQRRYKEAQALAEQLGNSPEYADALLELRLTWIEQDPPSASQVEQWLGASDGSHRIRLWQAYSLSLAKFGGAAKALEWLNQLPPGEDGQVLRLARANFAEQLRNWKETIEQLQPLADTGQLPAEDWQRLANAYIQQVDEKGLTALLAHAPSAAAANQARLAMANRAIAVGHHQQAQRWLQSLPPDQLQHPEQRQQLWQLAREGDDAPLVRRLSNDLQRPCLETVDWLSHQDPDLARDQFKGCSASTDPRAYAVLRQRLYGAPPPPPQPRTAAEWEQRYRQTGDLAALEQATFLLTEQGYGDHARQLLEQAYDRHLGRLDPSLLQRLGNLYARSDGPLDSRRMLGLIPRVNANTRAQLLGRLAEAGQCDAVRQAVPASPSEPGQYRALGRCAMPDQPGEAVVYYQAAERLGGPGNRLPLAYALEAAGDSETARPIWRSLPDSAFTDNARLTAARGALNAGDADAARRYWDAAAHQSADDWALGAAIAQRQGDPQTALGFQRQALAHNPRADHYYAASSTAQLAGKSAQSTAWLAEAVRLAPDQPRYRADYGMRLAGSTDKAQRMQSIPYLERATRDFPEDYRLGETLALRYDEHADSAAARRELRRILDVEQNLVDGDDEYGSLEARKYRQRRAHESLSRRDTITLASTWSPAGTSTNDKFLDNGQRSSSSRRAQSQNVQLAMWDHALGEEPSRNGSTLSVYGRVLFGGQSRTDYAQSMGTGVGLRYKPLGQANLNLYAELYHQRQIDETHYRGLSLGQLLSPAKVGGNWGDLRHHAESSNDLLLRATASFLDQGGWRNDWRIDEDDWNERFLYLDAAWWTRAGDHAWLSRYQQGHAWKLPGSSPQTLMPYGFVEFSSQDPSNDWRQDARAGVGVRWQWWFDDDRYNAYRGSLKVRAEYQQSLGGNLYERANGVLVGAEMTF